In the Hylaeus volcanicus isolate JK05 chromosome 1, UHH_iyHylVolc1.0_haploid, whole genome shotgun sequence genome, one interval contains:
- the LOC128876704 gene encoding protein crumbs isoform X3, translating into MRARYVVAVLTSLLVVTDEAPQDIRHKIYDEHPREAYFNGSSFLKLGSFVSVHRHSGLSFRTCEGGRLFTQKYNDDSVSLEVTPEGLLFVAIVDQQRYIARLNARLLNNAWHNVNLFFRLGNLTLNAAGHTQVIANATYNAAILTLPDYDMNDSLIVGEGFKGCILQGPGILFNGSINNGAAFGPCPADNKGCGTSGLGGGIGTSPITTMDFCHHEPCMMHGKCVSRQDRYECHCYARYSGNNCQIDNGPPCANNPCRNGGTCNEDQKGDFSCTCKPGFTGTFCESQLGVRLCEQSPCRNDGVCLALTDTEYKCECLPGWTGKNCETNFNECSSNPCRNGGACIDGINNYTCICDRTGYEGVNCDIDIDECLANPCLNNGVCFDNYGGYICHCPSGFEGQNCELNLNECLTNPCMHGGDCVDEVGSYHCTCPPGYAGRNCDLRSLCENAACPLNSICVEDAHGPQCVCNPGFMGNPPNCTINYCASNPCENGGTCTSNKDGYNCTCPPERKGKTCQINVDECLSQPCQNGGTCIDRINGYTCNCTKDYMDENCEREYNACAINPCQNNGNCTLIPRSRREFVCECPRGFEGKTCDINVDDCVDVICPDGKVCVDGIAGYECKCREGYRDPNCTLIVDHCATKPCNNGKCIDRGELGFDCNCTNGYQGKLCDEDVDECEVEGSSLCNYGICVNTDGSYNCFCRPGFSGDHCDINIDECLCGPCKNNATCIDGINTFECQCPPGYSGKTCDVDVNECESNPCLNDASCVDEVAGYMCNCSPGFSGSNCEINIDDCEPQPCLNHGRCIDGINNYTCDCIDTGFEGARCEKNIDDCRSEPCVNGALCIDDIKNYKCQCYAGYTGKNCEVDINECENSPCQYNGTCLERSNRELYKSDSLTLPSIFNQEFSYANASGYECLCVQGVTGKNCEVNVNECDSSPCQAGTCVDRIGGYTCECDEGYEGDHCQHDIDECTRYQPCEHGGCIDGRADYTCTCDPGYGGKNCSVELIGCQGNACQNGGTCWPYLVDETIHKFNCTCPNGYHGEICDYITTMSLSGSSYVLVNTTRDEGYDIQFRFRTTLPNGLLAIGKGSTFYILELVNGKLNLHSSLLNKWEGVFIGSGLNDSNWQKVFVAINATHLVLSANEEQTIYPISLNEASNSNHTSFPMTYVGGTTSYLRRLTHGPSFFVGCTEDVVINGEWVYSGTSLKTVSMEDVEPGCPREAQCSPNPCKNGGHCTDRWRDFSCKCERPYLGHTCQYNMTAATFGYENITNGYVTVKVSDVARRSVRSIVDISMFIRTRQDRGDIFYLGSEPSSQTDFKPQEKTYIAAQLESGELLVRIQFNGTEAYTVGGVKLNDGNNHLIQVIRNVTLVQVRINGTEYFRKTISASGQLNVTVLYLGGLPQASRYIRQVDNRQIDVPQAPQVNFKGIIQDVQISNGIETMVVEFFPLKANDIPPPIQFGNVTFDYDKVLEGVISDNVCVSSPCNHNGTCHVTWNDFWCQCPRGYTGKTCQEMEFCQLQDCPTGSKCQNLDDGYECIANATFDGVTTSFTYVYNQVEEKNVTDSSIDGIQIKYRSNTGGTLMHIAPHVGDQHFTVSVYKDKITVSWRLDMQNQGTLNFAKVEADGNWSSIVLKLNNNSMECGYANYNEESAWYVSPNFSFSLWYDLLVTGTVTLGGLGSTFSDRHNYVTVGSSKQMLENRSGIQDNSIEFAERILTTVSPPHSVMSGEAFKGCLGEVRIGSMLLHYFTYEEVYQNANFTPLEYLALQENNSTHHESIGCQLCFDVDCKNGGYCLDKANSYVCECPPGYTEEDCSFNIDECIDNKCENEATCVDGIANYTCVCNSGWQGWLCDDDINECLLLSPCQHDGVCLNDRGSFHCECPDQFTGELCQNFRLITCENKPCNHGVCTDVVNSKTGDNFTCTCTTGYEGSICDVPYCEVSGRKCQNGGRCDSMYQAPRCICLPGYSGLYCEINIDDCAPDADGNTPCKNDGKCYDGVNNFTCDCSDTGYTGGDCSYDIDECQDSTTDCGHGRCENLPGTYQCICDPGYCGYNCGMVNPCRGDYCQNGGTCKCSDDGGYKCLCTPEYTGQNCTETEHFLGSQAFDIAVIVGPIVGCLFLIAAGSLIALFMMARKKRATRGTYSPSAQEFSNPRVEMDNVMKPPPEERLI; encoded by the exons TACTGACTAGCTTACTGGTGGTCACGGACGAGGCGCCGCAGGACATCAGGCACAAGATCTACGATGAACATCCACGGGAAGCATACTTCAACGGTTCGTCGTTTCTCAAGCTCGGCTCCTTCGTCTCGGTGCACAGGCACAGCGGTCTCAGCTTTCGAACCTGCGAGGGCGGCCGACTTTTCACCCAGAAGTACAACGATGACTCTGTCAGTCTCGAAGTGACCCCAGAGGGTCTCCTCTTCGTGGCCATCGTTGACCAGCAGCGTTACATAGCGAGGCTGAACGCCAGGTTGCTGAACAACGCCTGGCACAACGTCAATCTATTTTTCAGACTTGGCAATCTCACTCTAAACGCAGCAGGTCATACACAG GTAATCGCTAACGCGACTTATAATGCTGCAATTCTTACGCTTCCTGATTACGACATGAACGATTCCCTCATTGTCGGAGAAGGATTCAAGGGATGTATCCTGCAAGGTCCTGGTATTCTTTTTAACGGTTCCATCAATAATGGAGCTGCCTTTGGTCCCTGTCCTGCGGATAACAAAGGAT GTGGTACGAGCGGACTCGGAGGTGGTATAGGAACAAGCCCAATTACCACCATGGATTTCTGCCATCACGAGCCATGCATGATGCATGGCAAATGCGTGTCACGGCAGGATCGTTATGAGTGCCACTGTTACGCCCGATATTCCGGGAACAACTGTCAAATTGACAATG GTCCACCGTGTGCGAACAACCCGTGTCGGAATGGCGGCACGTGCAACGAGGACCAGAAAGGAGACTTCAGCTGTACTTGCAAACCAGGATTCACCGGAACATTCTGCGAATCGCAGCTAGGCGTGCGTCTTTGCGAGCAGAGTCCCTGCAGAAACGACGGTGTGTGCTTGGCGCTCACCGACACCGAGTACAAGTGCGAATGCTTGCCCGGATGGACGGGGAAGAATTGCGAGACAAACTTCAACGAGTGCTCCTCGAATCCTTGCAGGAACGGCGGGGCGTGCATCGACGGTATCAATAACTATACCTGCATATGCGATAGGACTGG GTACGAAGGCGTAAATTGCGACATCGATATAGACGAGTGCCTGGCGAACCCATGTCTGAATAACGGTGTGTGCTTTGACAATTATGGTGGTTACATTTGCCATTGCCCGAGCGGTTTCGAGGGCCAGAACTGTGAACTGAATTTGAACGAGTGCCTGACGAATCCGTGTATGCACGGCGGCGACTGCGTGGACGAAGTGGGCTCCTATCATTGCACTTGTCCACCTGGATACGCCGGTCGGAACTGCGATCTCAGGAGCTTGTGCGAGAACGCAGCGTGTCCACTGAATAGCATTTGCGTGGAAGACGCTCACGGCCCGCAATGCGTTTGTAATCCTGGATTCATGGGCAATCCTCCAAATTGCACTATCAATTACTGCGCGAGCAATCCGTGCGAGAATGGGGGTACCTGCACGAGCAACAAGGACGGTTACAACTGTACTTGTCCACCGGAACGAAAAG GGAAGACCTGCCAGATCAACGTGGACGAGTGCTTGTCGCAACCTTGTCAGAACGGTGGCACCTGCATCGACAGGATCAACGGATACACTTGCAACTGCACCAAGGATTACATGGATGAAAATTGCGAAAGAGAGTACAACGCCTGCGCGATAAATCCCTGCCAGAACAACGGAAACTGCACTCTCATACCAAGATCGCGACGAGAATTCGTGTGCGAGTGTCCGAGAGGATTCGAGGGCAAGACATGCGACATCAACGTGGACGACTGCGTGGACGTCATATGCCCCGACGGGAAAGTTTGCGTCGACGGAATCGCTGGATACGAGTGCAAATGTCGCGAGGGTTACAGGGACCCCAATTGCACCCTTATCGTTGATCACTGCGCGACGAAACCTTGCAACAACGGCAAGTGTATCGATCGCGGTGAACTTGGTTTCGACTGCAACTGCACGAACGGTTACCAAG GGAAACTCTGCGACGAGGATGTGGACGAATGCGAGGTCGAAGGCAGCTCCCTGTGCAACTACGGGATCTGCGTGAACACCGACGGCAGCTACAACTGTTTCTGTCGGCCAGGCTTCTCCGGGGACCATTGCGACATCAACATCGACGAGTGCTTGTGCGGACCCTGCAAGAACAACGCCACGTGTATCGACGGCATCAACACATTCGAGTGTCAATGTCCACCTGGTTATTCCGGGAAAACCTGCGACGTGGACGTGAACGAATGCGAGAGCAATCCTTGTCTAAACGATGCTTCGTGCGTCGACGAGGTCGCCGGCTACATGTGCAATTGTTCCCCTGGTTTCAGTGGGTCGAATTGCGAGATAAATATCGACGATTGCGAGCCCCAACCGTGCTTGAATCACGGCAGATGCATCGACGGTATAAACAATTACACCTGCGACTGTATCGACACTGGCTTCGAAGGTGCACGCTGCGAAAAGAATATCGACGACTGTCGCTCGGAACCTTGCGTGAACGGTGCGCTCTGTATAGAcgacattaaaaattacaagtgCCAGTGTTACGCTGGGTACACTGGTAAAAACTGTGAAGTGGATATAAACGAGTGCGAGAACTCACCTTGCCAGTACAACGGCACTTGTTTAGAGAGATCGAACAGAGAATTGTATAAGAGCGACTCGTTAACGTTACCTTCGATATTTAATCAAGAGTTTAGCTACGCTAATGCGAGCGG gtacgAGTGTCTGTGCGTGCAAGGTGTTACGGGGAAAAATTGCGAAGTAAATGTTAACGAATGCGATAGCAGCCCATGCCAAGCGGGAACCTGCGTAGATCGTATCGGTGGCTACACCTGCGAATGCGACGAGGGTTATGAGGGCGATCATTGCCAGCACGATATCGACGAATGCACGAGATACCAGCCATGCGAGCACGGTGGATGCATCGATGGAAGAGCTGATTATACTTGCACTTGTGATCCGGGATATGGCGGGAAAAACTGTTCTGTGGAGCTCATCGGTTGTCAAGGAAACGCGTGTCAAAACGGTGGTACTTGTTGGCCGTATCTTGTTGACGAGACTATACACAAATTCAATTGTACCTGCCCGAACGGATACCATGGGGAAATCTGTGATTAT ATAACGACAATGTCCTTGAGTGGGAGTTCCTACGTTCTGGTGAATACTACCCGCGACGAAGGATACGACATACAGTTTCGGTTTCGGACAACCCTGCCCAACGGATTGCTCGCTATCGGGAAAGGATCGACGTTTTACATTCTCGAACTTGTAAACggcaaattaaatctacactcgAGCCTCCTAAACAAATGGGAAGGCGTGTTCATCGGTAGCGGTTTAAACGATTCCAATTGGCAGAAAGTGTTTGTTGCGATCAACGCTACGCATTTGGTACTCTCAGCCAACGAAGAACAGACGATTTATCCTATTAGCTTGAACGAGGCTTCTAATTCTAATCACACGTCCTTTCCAATGACCTACGTCGGCGGTACCACTAGCTACTTGCGACGATTGACCCATGGTCCTTCTTTCTTTGTGGGCTGCACCGAGGATGTCGTTATTAACGGAGAGTGG GTGTACTCTGGTACCTCGTTGAAGACTGTGTCCATGGAGGACGTTGAACCAGGTTGTCCTCGAGAGGCTCAATGTTCCCCGAATCCTTGTAAGAACGGTGGTCACTGCACGGACAGATGGCGTGATTTTTCCTGCAAATGCGAGCGACCATACCTCGGTCACACCTGCCAATATAATATGACAGCTGCCACGTTCGGATACGAGAACATTACGAATGGATACGTGACAGTGAAAGTGTCCGACGTTGCAAGACGGTCGGTCAGATCAATCGTCGATATTTCCATGTTTATTCGCACGAGGCAGGACAGAGGTGACATATTCTACTTAGGATCGGAGCCAAGTTCGCAGACGGATTTCAAGCCCCAGGAAAAAACTTACATAGCAGCCCAGTTGGAAAGTGGCGAGTTGCTTGTTAGAATTCAGTTCAACGGCACAGAAGCGTATACAGTCGGTGGCGTGAAACTAAACGACGGGAACAATCATCTGATACAAGTGATCAGAAACGTTACGTTGGTGCAAGTAAGAATTAATGGCACCGAGTATTTCCGAAAAACCATCAGCGCGTCGGGTCAATTGAACGTGACAGTCCTGTATTTGGGTGGCTTGCCACAAGCGTCTAGGTACATACGACAAGTCGACAATCGTCAAATAGACGTACCACAAGCTCCGCAGGTTAATTTCAAAGGGATTATTCAAGATGTCCAGATATCGAATGGCATTGAAACTATGGTCGTCGAATTCTTCCCGTTAaag gcAAACGACATTCCACCGCCAATACAGTTTGGTAACGTAACCTTCGACTACGACAAAGTCCTCGAGGGTGTAATCTCCGACAACGTCTGCGTGAGCAGTCCGTGCAACCACAACGGTACCTGTCACGTCACATGGAACGACTTCTGGTGCCAATGCCCGCGGGGCTATACCGGGAAGACTTGCCAGGAAATGGAATTCTGCCAACTGCAAGATTGCCCGACCGGATCCAAGTGTCAAAATCTCGACGACGGCTACGAATGCATCGCCAATGCCACCTTCGACGGAGTAACGACGTCCTTCACTTACGTTTACAATCAGGTGGAGGAGAAGAACGTAACCGACTCGTCGATCGATGGCAtccaaattaaatatcgatcaAACACAGGTGGCACCCTGATGCACATCGCGCCCCACGTTGGCGACCAGCACTTCACGGTTTCCGTTTACAAAGACAAGATTACGGTTTCCTGGCGCTTGGATATGCAAAATCAAGGGACGCTGAACTTTGCTAAAGTCGAAGCCGACGGAAACTGGTCGTCCAtagtattgaaattaaacaacaaTTCCATGGAGTGCGGGTATGCAAATTATAACGAGGAGAGCGCGTGGTACGTCTCCCCAAACTTCAGTTTCTCTCTGTGGTATGATTTACTGGTAACTGGAACGGTCACCCTGGGTGGGCTAGGTTCCACTTTCTCCGACAGACACAATTACGTGACCGTCGGTTCTAGTAAACAGATGTTAGAGAATAGAAGCGGCATTCAAGATAATTCTATAGAGTTCGCCGAACGTATATTGACCACTGTCTCGCCACCTCACAGTGTAATGTCAG GCGAAGCTTTCAAAGGATGTTTGGGCGAAGTACGAATTGGCAGCATGCTGCTACATTACTTCACATATGAAGAGGTTTATCAGAACGCTAATTTTACGCCCCTTGAATACTTGGCGCTACAGGAAAATAACTCGACCCATCACGAGAGTATCGGTTGTCAACTTTGCTTCGACGTAGATTGCAAAAATGGCGGTTACTGTCTTGACAAAGCAAATAGTTACGTCTGCGAATGCCCACCGGGTTACACGGAAGAAGACTGTTCTTTTAACATTGACGAGTGTATCGACAATAAATGTGAAAACGAAGCGACATGTGTGGACGGAATTGCTAATTACACCTGCGTGTGCAACAGTGGCTGGCAAGGATGGCT ATGCGACGACGACATAAACGAGTGCCTACTTCTCAGTCCTTGTCAGCACGACGGAGTGTGCTTGAATGATCGTGGATCCTTTCACTGCGAATGTCCAGATCAATTTACCGGCGAGCTGTGCCAGAATTTCCGTTTAATTACATGCGAAAACAAACCTTGCAATCATGGCGTTTGCACGGACGTCGTGAATTCTAAGACTGGTGACAATTTCACTTGCACCTGTACGACTGGTTACGAAGGTTCAATTTGTGACGTTCCTTACTGCGAAGTGTCGGGGCGAAAATGTCAAAATGGTGGTAGATGCGACTCCATGTATCAG GCACCTCGATGTATATGTCTACCTGGTTACTCTGGACTATATtgcgaaattaatatcgatgaCTGCGCACCAGATGCTGACGGAAATACACCATGTAAAAACGATGGAAAGTGTTACGACGGCGTAAACAATTTCACCTGTGACTGTAGCGATACTGGCTATACCGGAGGCGATTGTTCTTACGATATAGACGAATGCCAGGATTCAACGACAGACTGTGGTCACGGTCGATGTGAAAATTTACCAGGGACTTACCAGTGCATTTGTGATCCGGGTTATTGCGGATACAATTGCGGAATGGTGAATCCTTGTAGAGGG GATTACTGCCAGAATGGTGGTACGTGTAAATGTAGCGATGACGGTGGTTACAAATGTCTATGCACACCGGAATATACCGGACAAAATTGCACAGAG ACGGAGCACTTCTTGGGAAGCCAAGCATTCGATATAGCTGTGATCGTTGGCCCTATCGTCGGATGTCTCTTCCTCATCGCAGCCGGCTCTTTAATCGCATTGTTTATGATGGCTAGGAAGAAACGAGCGACCAGGGGAACTTATAGTCCTAGTGCTCAAGAGTTTAGTAATCCGCGTGTAGAGATGGACAACGTGATGAAGCCGCCGCCTGAGGAGAGATtaatctaa